Proteins found in one Paenibacillus wynnii genomic segment:
- a CDS encoding type III polyketide synthase — MTQLNRNTGAAILGIGTSLPIHSIAQSDVAELIASSLQDSPDLARFAKRIFKSCGVETRYTCDDSYLGSAETCRYLPSGDQSVIPTTEERMKKYQQEALPLGLQAAEKALRNAGQSSGDITHLITVSCTGQYLPGLDVMLIRKLGMSPRVNRLPLIFQGCAAGLKAIQMARDVVLGAPGSKVLVVCVELCTLHFQPAKEREALFAASFFGDGAAASVIGAPESHNNHYLSLGSGYSVLLPDSTEEMTWEVGNIGYDLYLSPRIPKLLGTHLETELGVLFGNKKLPDLWAIHPGGRGIVDSVQDVMKLRDEQTHYSREVLRTAGNLSSVTIMFVLEAMRLDMIAQESASKEGVAMAFGPGLTAELMRFTFVPAYSSSIQEQNHAVL, encoded by the coding sequence ATGACACAACTCAACAGGAACACCGGAGCGGCAATTCTAGGAATAGGAACGTCACTGCCAATTCATTCGATTGCACAGTCAGATGTAGCTGAGCTGATCGCATCCTCGCTTCAAGACAGTCCGGATCTGGCTCGCTTCGCCAAAAGAATATTCAAATCCTGCGGAGTTGAGACCCGTTATACATGTGATGACAGTTACTTGGGTTCAGCAGAGACCTGCCGCTATTTGCCATCAGGAGACCAATCGGTTATCCCGACAACCGAGGAACGAATGAAGAAATATCAACAAGAGGCGCTTCCGCTGGGACTGCAAGCTGCCGAGAAGGCCTTGCGTAATGCCGGACAGTCTTCCGGAGATATTACCCATCTGATTACCGTCAGCTGTACAGGCCAATACTTGCCGGGACTGGATGTTATGCTTATCAGGAAATTGGGAATGTCACCGCGCGTGAATCGCCTTCCCTTAATTTTCCAAGGATGTGCGGCTGGTTTAAAGGCTATCCAAATGGCCCGGGATGTCGTTCTGGGTGCTCCCGGTTCTAAGGTACTGGTCGTCTGTGTTGAATTATGTACGCTTCATTTCCAACCTGCTAAGGAAAGAGAAGCTTTGTTTGCAGCTTCCTTTTTCGGCGATGGGGCAGCTGCTTCTGTAATCGGAGCTCCAGAATCACATAACAACCACTATCTGAGTCTGGGTTCAGGTTATTCCGTGCTTCTTCCTGATTCCACAGAGGAGATGACGTGGGAAGTGGGCAACATCGGGTATGACTTGTATTTATCTCCGCGAATTCCGAAACTGCTGGGAACTCACCTGGAAACAGAACTCGGGGTGCTGTTTGGAAACAAGAAGCTTCCTGATCTGTGGGCCATTCATCCGGGCGGACGCGGTATTGTCGACTCGGTTCAAGACGTCATGAAATTGCGAGATGAACAGACTCATTACAGCAGAGAAGTCTTAAGAACGGCTGGCAATCTTTCTTCCGTCACGATCATGTTTGTCCTGGAAGCGATGCGTCTGGACATGATAGCTCAGGAAAGTGCATCTAAGGAAGGGGTAGCAATGGCGTTCGGACCGGGCCTGACAGCCGAACTGATGCGTTTTACCTTTGTACCGGCATATTCTTCGTCCATTCAGGAGCAGAATCATGCCGTTCTTTAG
- a CDS encoding methyltransferase domain-containing protein, with translation MPFFRTLSVRAKEDELMDDFSMGGQELIEALKHLRRLNRILAATGPTKAGVEKLWQAIGRPRTLSILDVGAGSGDVNQKLLQWGEQKGIQLEITLVDITEEACQEARHLFRHEPRVKVIQANLQELADGSADIVTGSQFVHHFDGQQLVDMVSHMRRASNYGVVINDIHRHPVSYAAVWVVTRMISRNRYIRHDGPLSVAKGFKGKDWQELKLKLQSEAMTYTWKPLFRYSVVIPKQVN, from the coding sequence ATGCCGTTCTTTAGAACGTTGTCGGTCCGGGCGAAGGAAGATGAGCTAATGGATGATTTTTCCATGGGTGGACAAGAACTCATTGAAGCACTGAAGCATCTGAGGCGGCTTAATCGGATATTAGCTGCTACAGGCCCAACCAAAGCTGGCGTAGAGAAATTATGGCAAGCCATCGGCCGCCCCCGGACTCTAAGTATTCTCGATGTAGGTGCAGGCTCTGGTGACGTGAATCAAAAGCTGCTGCAATGGGGTGAGCAAAAGGGAATTCAACTGGAGATTACCCTGGTCGACATAACAGAAGAAGCCTGCCAAGAGGCCAGGCATTTATTTCGCCATGAACCGAGAGTGAAGGTTATACAGGCGAATCTCCAAGAACTGGCCGATGGCTCTGCTGATATTGTGACGGGGTCGCAATTCGTTCATCATTTTGACGGTCAGCAGCTGGTGGATATGGTATCTCATATGCGGAGAGCCTCAAATTACGGCGTTGTAATTAACGATATTCACCGCCATCCGGTATCGTATGCGGCGGTCTGGGTAGTTACACGTATGATCTCACGCAACCGGTACATTCGGCATGACGGACCACTGTCGGTGGCCAAAGGCTTTAAGGGCAAGGATTGGCAGGAACTGAAGCTTAAGCTTCAATCCGAAGCAATGACATATACATGGAAACCGCTGTTCCGCTATTCAGTGGTAATCCCAAAGCAGGTGAACTGA